In the genome of Deltaproteobacteria bacterium, the window CCTGTCCGACCGCTTCCGCTTCATCATGGTGGACGAGTACCAGGACACCAACCGACTCCAGTCCGACATCATCCGGCGGCTCGCGTGCACCCACGACAACGTCATGGCGGTGGGCGACGACGCCCAGAGCATCTACTCGTTCCGCGGCGCCAACTTCCGCAACATCATGGACTTCCCCAACCAGTTCCCCGGCGCCACCCTCATCCCGCTGGAGGAGAACTACCGCAGCACCCAGCCGATCCTGCGGCTCACCAACGAGATCATCACGCGCGCGGCGGAACGTTACGACAAGACGCTCTTCAGCCGCAAGAGCGAGGGCGAAGTGCCGCTGCTGGTGCAGGCGGAGAGCGAGCACACCCAGTCGCGTTTCGTGTGCCAGCGCATCCTGGAGCTGCGGGAGGAAGGGGTGCCCCTTTGGGACATGGCCGTGCTGTTTCGCTCGAGCTTCCACTCCTTCGACCTGGAGATCGAGCTGACGCGGCACGACATCCCGTTCGTCAAGCGCGGCGGCTTCCAGTTCATGGAGACCGCCCACATCAAGGACGTGCTGGCGCACCTGCGGGTCCTCAGCAACCCCAGCGACGCGGTGTCCTGGGGCCGGGTGCTGATGCTGCTGGAGGGGGTCGGCCCGCAGATGAGCCGCAAGCTCATCGAGCGGATCCTGGGCCAGGACGACCCGAGCCGCGGCCTGCTGGAGCTGGAGTCCCGCGGCCGCGCCTCCCAGGGGCTCAAGACCCTGGCGCGGGTCCTCGGCGAATGCGCCGAACGCACCCGTCCGGCGGACATGGCCCAGTACCTGATGCAGTACTACCTTCCCATCCTCAAGCGGAAGCACGCCGACGACTACCCCAAGCGGCTGCGCGACCTGGAGCACTTCCAGGGCCTCACCGAGCGCTACCAGAGCATCGAGCGGCTGTTGAGCGACATGGCCCTGGAGCCCCCCTCCGCCAGCGTGGACGAGGCCCTTCCGGTGGACCCGGACGAAGGACCGCTGGTGCTTTCGACGGTGCACTCCGCCAAGGGGCTGGAGTGGCATTCGGTGTTCATCATCTGGACGCTCGAGGGACGCTTCCCGTCCTACTACAACACCAACAGCCTGGAGGAGCTGGAGGAGGAGCGCCGGCTGTTGTACGTGGCCGCCACCCGCGCCAAGGAAAACCTGTTCTTCTCCTACCCCGCGCGGGTGTACGACCGGAACCTGGGAATGGTGTTCTCGCGCCCGTCCCAGTTCATCGACGGCATCCCCGAGGATCTGCTGGAGCCCATGTCGCTGGTCCATGAAGACTCCTACTACAGTCAACTGTGACGCCGTGGCCGGCGGCGCCCGGCCGGCCGCCTGAACGCCATGCAGCGCCTTCTGGCCTGGCTCGCGGAGTGCGGGAAACCCCTGTCGACGGTGTCACCGGGAGCCCTGATGTCAATGCTGGCGCCCCTGGGGCGCGGTTGGTCCACGACCCTGTACGAGAAGAGCACCCGCTACCACCGGATCCGCGTGGAAGAGACGCGGGAGCGGCGCTACCTCTACTTCGACGGTACCTTGCAGAGCTCCATGAACCGCAAGGACCCCACCTCCCTGGAGCTGGTCTACTCGCGTTTCGCATCCCTGGGTCTGGCACTTCGGCCGGACGCCGCCAAGGTACTGTTCATCGGGCTCGGCGGCGGCTCCATGGCCAAGACGTTCCATGAGGCGTGTCCGGAGATGGAGATCGACAGCGTCGAGATCGACCCGGAGGTCATCGAGGTGGCGCGGGAGTTCTTCGACTTCCGCGAGGACCCGCGCCAGCGCGTCCACAGCGGCGACGGGCGCATATTCCTCACGCACTCCGGGGAGCGTTTCGACCTGATCCTGCTGGACGCCTACTTCGCCGACAACATGCCGTTCCACCTGATCACCCAGGAGTTCCTGGACACGGCGCGTGACAAGCTGAGCGACGAGGGGGCGCTGGTGATCAACCTCATCGGCGCGCTCCGGGGCCCCGACAGCGCGTTCGTCCGGGCCGCCATCAAGACCCTGGAAGGCGTTTTTCCGCAGGTCTATACCTTTGCCACGTTCGGCAACCGCGCCCACGTGCTGAGCGAGATCCAGAACGTGGTGGTGCTGGCCAGCAAGGCCGCGAAGCGCATGAGCGTGAAAGAGATGGAGCGCCGGGCCACGGATCTCGGCCGGCACCTGTTCCCCGAGCCCCTCAGCAAGATACGACGCTGCTACTACAAGGGTCCGCTGGAGCAGGACGACGTGGAGACCCTCGCCGATGAGGACGCGCCGCTGGACAATCGGGTTCGCCTGTAGCGCGCTCGTGCTGGCGGGGTGCGCGGCGGCGCTCCCGGATCGCGGGGACTTGCGGGTGCGGGTGGTGCGGGTCAAGGTCGTGGCCGATCCAGCCTTGCGGCGGGCGGACGCGGGGTGGCGTCATACGGCCAGGGAG includes:
- a CDS encoding fused MFS/spermidine synthase, with product MSMLAPLGRGWSTTLYEKSTRYHRIRVEETRERRYLYFDGTLQSSMNRKDPTSLELVYSRFASLGLALRPDAAKVLFIGLGGGSMAKTFHEACPEMEIDSVEIDPEVIEVAREFFDFREDPRQRVHSGDGRIFLTHSGERFDLILLDAYFADNMPFHLITQEFLDTARDKLSDEGALVINLIGALRGPDSAFVRAAIKTLEGVFPQVYTFATFGNRAHVLSEIQNVVVLASKAAKRMSVKEMERRATDLGRHLFPEPLSKIRRCYYKGPLEQDDVETLADEDAPLDNRVRL
- a CDS encoding ATP-dependent helicase translates to MARKYVLKNIDAPPTGAQSAIAYEEELNEAQCQAAMFLDGPLLVIAGAGTGKTRTLVYRVARLIERGIDPQSILLLTFTRRAAEEMLRRASLLTDSRCERVAGGTFHSFGNMVLRQYGQLQGLAPSFTIMDRGDSEDVFQLLRAQMGLDKRDKRFPRKQTIGEIHSLARNTQVPLPDLVQREYSHLADYLEELVTITERYQAYKREKSLLDYDDLLTRLKDLLDSNEDLRRRLSDRFRFIMVDEYQDTNRLQSDIIRRLACTHDNVMAVGDDAQSIYSFRGANFRNIMDFPNQFPGATLIPLEENYRSTQPILRLTNEIITRAAERYDKTLFSRKSEGEVPLLVQAESEHTQSRFVCQRILELREEGVPLWDMAVLFRSSFHSFDLEIELTRHDIPFVKRGGFQFMETAHIKDVLAHLRVLSNPSDAVSWGRVLMLLEGVGPQMSRKLIERILGQDDPSRGLLELESRGRASQGLKTLARVLGECAERTRPADMAQYLMQYYLPILKRKHADDYPKRLRDLEHFQGLTERYQSIERLLSDMALEPPSASVDEALPVDPDEGPLVLSTVHSAKGLEWHSVFIIWTLEGRFPSYYNTNSLEELEEERRLLYVAATRAKENLFFSYPARVYDRNLGMVFSRPSQFIDGIPEDLLEPMSLVHEDSYYSQL